The Mucilaginibacter gracilis genomic interval TCTGCCGATACGCGATACCTGGTATCAAACTTATATTTTTTGAAAATCTCTGCCGAATAAATAATTGCCTGGTGATAAATGCCAATTTTTGCCTGGTAATATTCGCTCACCAAACCCGAGCATTTCATTCCGCGCGATAGTACGCTGCCGTAATAAAAAGCACCGGGCACCTTCAGCTCGTAGCACAGGGCCGAAAAATCGTCTAGCAGGGTATCGTCTGCACCTAAAAAATAAACCCATTTGCCCGTAATGTGGTTAAGCGCCTTGTTCATGGCATCGTAAATACCACTATCGGGTTCGCTTATCCAAAAACCAATTTTATTGCTATTGGCTTCAATTATTTTTACGGTATCATCGGTGCTTTTACCATCAATAATAACAATTTCAATATTGGAGTAGTTTTGTTTGTAAATACTGTTTAAACAGGCTTGCAGTGTTTTTGCCGCATTAAAGGTTACAATTACTACCGACACTTTATCGGGCAGGTTTAAATGAGTTGTTGGGTTATCGTTTACTTCCGCACTTTGTTTATCACTCATTATCTTTGGTTATTTACCCACTATTTTGAGATTGCAAAAATCACAATTAAAGTAGACATTTGCAATTTACTGTTTACAGTATCGTTTTAAAATCCAAAGCAGTGCCTTTTACCATAATTTACACCTCTAGGGCATCAAAATCATGATTAAAGTACAATTTGACCATCAAACGTTTTCGATGCATAAATTTGGTGGCATATCCAGATATTTTGCAAGCATACAAGAATCACTCAGCAAAGAGCCCGATTTTACTTTCGACAGGGGTATATTATATACAACAAACCATTATCTAAAAGATCAATCCTTCCCACTGCCAAAATTGATAGGCGATTTGTTTTTACAAAAGGAACGCAGGCGCAGTAAGTGGAATAAAAGATACGCTAAGCTTAAAATTAAAAAAAACGATTTTGACGTTTTTCACCCAACCTATTACAACCCTTATTTTTTAAGGAAACTTAACGGGCCACCTATTGTACTAACGGTTCATGATATGATACATGAGCTGTTTCCCGAATACTTTCCACATTTTGACGACACCATTTATCTTAAAAGATTATTGATAGAAAAAGCGGATCATTTTATTGCTGTATCTCAAAACACAGCTGATGATCTTCAGCGTTTGTTTAATATCCCCGATGAGAAGATCACTGTAATTCACCACGGCTTTTTTCCTGCCGAAACGGATAGTAATTACATTCCGCCTTATCAAAATTATATATTGTATGTTGGCGAGCGCGGCGGGTACAAAAATTTTTATAGGTTTTTAGAGGCTGTTGCCGATGTGTTGATAAGCAATAATTTAAACCTGGTTTGCGCAGGAAGTAAAAGCTTTTGCAAGGCAGAAGAAGAAACCATGCGCAGGCTTAATATAGCACATTTGGTTACCCATGTAGCACCTACAGATGGCGAACTAAACCAGCTATACAGCAAAGCGAAGCTTTTTGTGTACCCATCGTTATACGAGGGTTTTGGCTTACCCATACTGGAAGCCTTTAACAACACTTGCCCAGTTGCAATTAGCAACACCAGTTGTTTTGAAGAAGTTGGCGGCAATGCCGCAGCTTACTTTGATCCGTACGACGTACGATCAATAAAAGAAACCATGAACATGGTGCTTTTAACACCCGGCAAAGCCGACGAATTACGCGCGGCGGGTGCGCAGCAACTGCAAAAATTCTCCTTAAAACTGTGCATGGAAAAAACAATAGGTGTTTACCGTAAGCTTGCCGCAAAAGCAGGCTGAGCCGTTGTTATGCAATAGGTTTGTAAATTTACATGCGGCTTATACCTAAGCCGATGGGTTTGGGTTTGCATGATAAAATATCAATTACTAATCCGTAATTTTGCCCGCTTTATAATTTTAAATGAAAACATACTTCCGGCTACTCTCGTTTGCAAAACCTATCGAAAAATTTGCAATACCATACATTTTAACTACCATACTTTACGTGGTTTTTAATACACTAACGCTCGCACTGATTGCCCCCCTTTTAACCACATTATTTAGTAAAGATGTTGATAAAAAAATAGTATTGGCGGCAAAACACTGGTACAATTTTTCAGATCAGTACAACTACTATCTACACATCGCTAAGCAAGATTATGGTGTAGTAGGCACCTTGCAATTTGTGTGCGCAATTATCATTATATCGGTTTTGCTTTCCAATCTTTTCAGGTACGTTTCGCAGCGCATTATGGAAAACCTACGCATACATACCTTGTTAAACTTAAGGCGCGCGGTATTTAACAATGTAATGAACCTACACCTTGGCTTCTTCAGTAATGAGCGCAAAGGCGATATCATATCCAAAGTGGCATCGGATGTTCAAGTAGTCCAGTTTTCGGTTACAGGCACATTGCAGGTAGTATTTAAGGAGCCTTTAACTTTAATAGGTTACCTGGTTTGGCTATTTATCATTTCGTACAAGCTAACGTTATTCTCAGTTTTAGTTATCCCGGTATCGGCGTTTATCATTTCTAAAATTGTGAGGCGCTTAAAACAGCAAGCGGTCGAGTCTCAAAAGTCGTACGGAAACATGATTAGTTACCTTGATGAGGCATTAACAGGTATCAAAATAATTAAAGCTTTTAACGCCGTCGATTTCATTAAAAATAAATTCGACAGTGAAAATGTAAGATATTCCAGGATTATAAAGTCTATGGCAAAGCGTCAGCAATTAGCCTCGCCAGTGTCCGAATTTTTAGGCGTTTCTATGATAGCAGTCATCATGTTGTATGGTGGTACTCTAATTGCTTCAAATAAATTAGACCCTGCGTTGTTTATTACCTTTATAGGTATCTTTTCGCAGATAATGCGACCAGCTAAAGCAATTTCCGATTCCTTTGGTAACATCCATTCCGGCGTTGCCGCAGGCGAACGTGTATTAGCCCTGATAGACGAAAAACCAATGATAGTTGATGCACCAAACGCTGTGCCAATCAAGGAGTTTAACAACGAGATCAAATTTGAGAACATATCTTTTGCATACAACGAAAAGCTGGTTTTAAATAATATCAATATCACAGTGCCGAAAGGTAAAAAGGTGGCTTTAGTTGGCCCGTCGGGCGGTGGTAAATCAACCACGATGGATTTAATACCACGCTTTATTGAGCCACAGAGCGGCAGTATATTAATTGACGGTAAGGATATTCAAAGTTTAACTACCGAATCGGTACGCGACCTGATGGGTATTGTTAACCAGGAATCTATTTTGTTTAACGATACCATTTATAACAACATTGCCTTTGGTAAACCCGATACTACTTTGGCCGAGGTTGAGGCTGCCGCCAAGATAGCCAACGCACACGAGTTTATATTGGCCACCGAAAACGGTTATCAAACCAATATTGGCGACAGAGGCTCTAAACTATCCGGCGGACAAAAACAACGCATTTGTATTGCCCGCGCCGTATTGAAAAACCCACCTATTATGCTGCTTGATGAAGCCACATCGGCTTTGGATACCGAATCGGAAAAATTGGTGCAGGAAGCGTTGAACAATTTAATGCAAAACCGCACATCGCTCATTATAGCACACAGGTTAAGCACCATACAAAATGCCGATATAATTATTGTGCTTGAAGATGGACGCGTTGTAGAACAAGGTAACCACGCGCAGCTAACCGGCAATAACGGCGTTTACAAAAGGTTGATTGATATGCAATCGTTCAGTAACGATTAAGGCTATTTAAACAAGCCCCTGGCCCAGCGTTTAAAGCGCCTTTTTGGAGCGTTATATTTTTTAAGCTGGCTACGCTTCCCTGCTAAATTAAATTCGATAGTAAGGGTATGCATATCGGCTTCCTTCTCCGGAAGGATATATTTAGGGTGCGTAACTTCGGTTATCTCGGTTAAGGTTACACTTGCGAAAGAATGGCTGGCATTGGTTGTATTTTCGGCACCTTCGCCAAAACCTATGTTGCTTACCAGGTTTGTGTTGGCTATAATATTAATGGCGTGGCTAAACAAATGGGTAAATGTTGCCTGGTAATCCCAGGTATCAATTTTACCGGCCTTGCAATCGTTAAATATTTGTTGCCAGGTATCGATAACCAATTCATCGTCAAAAATTTTTGCTAATTGCGGCCTTACTTCTTCGGCGTTATAGCGGGTAAGGTTTTTATCGTAATCCTTCCACGATCGTTTCCAGGTGGCCCAGCCCCAGCCGTTAGTGAGGTTTGAAAAATAATAGCTAGCATTTCCCCATTTTTTCCCTTCCTGCAGGTTACAACCCGAAATTAGCCAGATACGGGTATCCAAACGATATTTTTCTAAAAGGGTATCGCAAAACATAAAAAAGCTATTGGCTGGCAGGCAATCGTGCTCCAGTATAATCCCTTCCTCTTCGTGCTCAAAAAACCAATCTATAGCCGTGGCAATGGCTTCTTTAGGGCCTATATTTTCATTCCTGAAAAGGGTTTTAACCTGGCAATCCCAATCAATTGCTGCAAGCACGGCTTCCCTTGCTTCGGCACAACGAATATCTTCGCCGCTGCGGTTGGTGCGGGGGCCATCCGCAGTTATGTATACACGTGCAGGCTGGGCCAGCTTTATTTGTTGCAGCACCTGCAACGACGTATCGTGACGGTTAAATATGATAAATAATATTGCCGATTTTGTTTTATAAACCTGCTGCGCCTGTAAACTCATGCCGCAAAGTTGCTTAAATAAAATTATTTATCGCACAAAAAACAGTCTACCGGCCAATTAGTCGTTTTAAATGTAACACGTTAATAAGCCATATGGTAATAAGCGTTAACCCATAAACCATAATAAATTTAGCCAACTGGAAAAGTAATATCACAGGTACAGATAGCTGGTAAATGTTAAGATTGAGAGGGTCTGTTATTTGGGTCATCACTACACTTACCATTACATAGTGAATTAAATAAATGCCATAGGTGGTTTCGCGGGGTTTTAAATAGTGTATAAATTTAAAATCGCGAATTTTGAGCAGCATAAAAAAGAAGGATAGTGAATAAAGCACATTACTAAAACGAAGGGTATTATATGGGTCGTGCACACCAAGGGAGCGTAGCAAGTACATTTCCGCCATTGATAAACCCAAGGTAAAAACAGTGAGTATCACCCACATTGCCAGGGATGTTTTATCTATCCAATCGTTTACCTTTTGCCAGTTTTTGTGTATCTGTGCGCCCAGCCATAAAAAGAAAACGAAGCCAAAAATTGCTACCGTATGCGAAGGGCGTATCCACGAGAAGTAAATATTTATGGAGTAAAAAAGCGTAAATGCAAACAAAACAGCACCAAATTTATAGCTATACAAATGCCGTTTAAAAATTAGTAACAGGGTTATACAAAACAAAAAGTTAGGTATAAACCAGTAATTGGTATATAAATACGTTGTGGTAACACTATTAATTAAGGTTTGATATACATTAACGCCGGCAGGATCGGGGTGCCCAAGTATTTTAGCATGTATGAGATTGAAATTTATTAACACAATAAAAAACACCGACCAAAACAACCAGGGAACTATAGTGCTATCCAAGCGTCGTTTTAAGTACTGGCCTGGGGTATAATCGGTAAATTTATCGCCTATTAAAAAGCCGGCCAATAAAAAAAAGCACACGGTACCAAATTTGCTGAACTGAATCGACAGAAAAAAGAAAAATGCCCGTAGGCCAAGTGTAGGTAAATATTTATCGGGCTCAAAGTAAGTGGAGTGCTCCATTACAATGAATATCATGGCAATGCAGCGGATGGTATCAACAAAATCGTAATTTCTTTTTACTGGCGGACTGGATGTTAAATTTTGCATATTATGAGTAAGACCCGGAAATATTGAACGGGTTTAAATGAGGGATTATTTTTGGGTAATTAAACTTTTGGCTGTAATATTATTGCTATCCTTGCAAAAACATTGGTTAACCTTATACCCCATTATTGTTATAATTGTTTGTTTAATCGTAAATTTAAGTTGCTGTGTTTATAAAAAGGAAGAAAATAGAAAATGAATTAAGTTTAATAAACCAAAAGCTTAACGCTTTGGCTATCGAGAATAATTCGCATAAAATTTTACCGGCTAATATATTAGCCCGGCTTAACAAAGCCAACGAGCAACAAATTATACAAAACATTCAGCTTGCCGAATTTAAGGTTTATTCGCAATGGGGTGATGATGGCATTATACAGTTTTTGGTTGACTACCTGGATATCAGCCAAAAAACTTTTATCGAATTTGGTGTACAAAACTATACCGAAGCCAATACTCGCTTTTTATTAATCAACAATAACTGGACGGGCCTAATCATGGATGGCTCGGAAGAAAATATCAACTATGTAAAAAAGGATGATATTTACTGGCAGTTTGAGCTAACCGCTATACCGGTTTTTATCACCACCGAAAACATTAATAGCCTAATAACTCAAAACGGCTTTAGTGGCGAAGTAGGAATATTACACATTGATATTGATGGTAATGATTACTGGGTTTGGAAAGAGATAGATACCATAAACCCGGTAATTGTTATTGTAGAATACAACAGCATTTACGGACCAGACAATACATGGACAACGCCTTACCAGGCCGACTTTTACCGTACAGCAGCACACCACAGCAACCTGTACTTCGGTGCATCGTTAGCGGCACTGTGCGATCTTGCAGAAGAGAAAGGCTATCATTTTATAGGATCAAACAGCCATGGCAACAACGGTTATTTTGTACGGAAAGATAAAATAAAAGACCTTAGAACCATGAATGCACAAGAAGGCTATGTATTATCCAAATTTCGTGAAAGCAGAGACGAAAATGGCGATCTAACCTATATTAGCGGCACGGACCGCCTTAAAGCTATTAGCGGTATGGACATTTATAACACCCGGACTAATGAGTTAGAGAAAATAAAATAATTTGAGGCAAATAACTTCAAAATTAAATTCTGGTATGAACGGCAACACTGGCCGCAAAAAATACAAAGAAAAAAAATTCTCAAAATTACATCTAATCACCGTTGTAGCATCAGTTACAGTGTATCTTATTTCCTCCTATATCTTAATGGGCAGTGGGGACTGTGTATAGAGATAAATAATCTTGTTTTTGCTGCTCTGGTTATAAAATCGCTTCCCTTTAAAATCAATAAAAGGGCTGTTAATATCTGTAGATACAATACAGTCGAGCAAATAGGAAGATTGAGGAAGGTTCCGTGACATATTGTTAACATTGATGTAAATAGGATTGATCGTTCTATTAAAACAATTATTAAACAAGGGGTACTCCCAATCGTCCTCACCTACAATGAGGCCGATATTAGTATTGTTACCTTTTTCAATTATTTGATGAATTTCGCTATATTCTTTAAAAGCCGATGGCCTGCCAATAAAATATTTTTGATATCGGCACACAAAAAGCGAACTTTCGTACGGACGGTTACTGTTGTGTAACACCACTAAAAAGGCATAACTTATCAGGATAGGGAATACAATATATAATGCCTTTTTAAATCGGCTGCTTAAATTACAGGCATAGCATAGCAAGGGTATCGCCATTAAAAAAAAACAAGAATGCAACCTGGAATGCCAGGGCTGCCACTTCAAATACAAGCAAAATAACATCACCTGCAAAACAATCACTATTAATAAGTGTAAACTTAACAGGTTTCGCCTTTTTATTACCTGCATTAATAAAATGCCAAAAGATACCAATATAAAAATAAAGTGAACCATGTTTGGTGCACAGTCTTCATTAGTGGCGGGATTTTCAGTTGAAAACGTGGTGTTACGATAGTTAACAAGCGGATCGTTAATATTTAAACCAGCCATTGCGTGCAGTTTATAAATTATCTTATTTGAGAAGAACGCAACATCATTAACATACATAAACCCCAGGTGTAAACCAGCATTTTTGATAACGTTAGAAAAAAATAAAACCGTATTCATTTTCTGATTTGAATAAGATTTTGATTCCTTTTTATCAATACCCAAAAGGTTTCCTGTTAGCTTATAGTTCCGCTGGTAATGCCCGCCATTTATTGCAATAAAAATTAAAACGGTAACCAAAGGATACACCAGGTAACGGTAGTTCCTGCTCTTTAAAAAACGCACAACTGTAGCTATTCCAAACCAAATAATAACAGGAAAAAAATACAAATAAGCCGTGCCTTTGGTTAATGTACCAAGGCCCAGTGCCAGGCCCCAAAATACAAAATCGGCAAAGTTGCCGTTTTTAAGGGCCTTCACACTAAAATAAAAGCCTGTAATAATAAAAAAGGAAACTACAATATCATTTTGGGTACTTGAGGCCTGCAAAATAACCTCTGGAATTGTAACGATTGCAACTATAGCTATAATTTTATATTGACGGCCTAATCCAAAATTATCCAATATAAGTATAACGCTCAAGATAGAAAACAACAAAAAGAAAAACTGTACGGAATTTGAAAAAAAATCACTTCCATTTAAAATGCCAACATGCATAATTACATATTCGGCAAAGGGAGGTTGGTAAAGCTGGCGGAAAATATGAGTTGGATAATGCTCGACAGAACCGTGGCTGATCCAACTGGTTATCCGTGCCATGTGATAGGTCATGGAGTCCCAATTGTTTGGTGGATACAAAACACCTTGGGCAAAAATTAATAGTAAAAGGATGGATACTATGCTTAATAAAATTCTATCAACCGTATTTAGGTTTTTAATAACCTTATAAATAGTGCATTTCATATCTTCCCAGAAAACAAGCAGCTTATGCTTAGCGAAATATAAGCAGGTGAGATTTATAACCGCAATGCCGCTCCAAATTGCCAATATAGCAGTAAAATTTAGCTGATGAAAAGCACTAACTACTTCGGTAACGAAAACTAAAAGTGATGAAAAAATGAGAACACTATTTAATAAAACTTCTTTTTTACCTGTTGCCGGTATTTTGAAGGTACCAATAATTAAAAATATAGAAATAAAACAGATAACAAGCACAGCTATACCCATACGTTCACATGATAGATTTGACAAAGATAACCAAGCACACTAAGATGGCAACATTCTTGCTTTAAAAGAATTTTTAATAAAAAGAGGCCGTCTCACTTTGGTGTGAAACGGCCTCTTTTCTTTAACTTATAAGCTATTACAACTTGCGTTTAACCTCAACGTTTTCGTAAGCTTCAACTATATCGCCAACCTCAATGTTGTTAAAGTTGTGGATGTTTAAACCACACTCGTAGCCACGGGCAACTTCTTTAACATCGTCTTTATAACGTTTTAACGAAGCCAACTCGCCGGTGTAAATTACAACGCCTTCGCGGATGATGCGTATTTTACTGTTACGGGTTATGGTACCATCTAACACCATACAGCCTGCAATTGTACCAACCTTGCTAATTTTAAAGGTTTCGCGTATTTCAACGTTGGCAACAATTTTCTCTTCAAAGGTTGGTGCAAGCATACCTTCCATCGCGGTTTTGATTTCGTTAATGGCATCGTAAATGATGGAATATAAACGGATATCAATTTGCTCTTGCTCGGCAAGCTTACGCGCACTGCCCGAAGGGCGCACCTGGAAGCCTATGATAATTGCATCTGAAGCAGAAGCCAGCAATACATCCGATTCGGAAATCTGCCCTACTGCTTTTGATATGATGTTTACCTGTATCTGATCTGTTGATAGTTTCAGTAACGAATCCGACAGGGCTTCGATAGAACCATCCACATCACCCTTAACAATAATGTTAAGTTCTTTAAAGTTACCGATAGCCAAACGACGACCAATTTCATCAAGCGTGATATGTTTTTGAGTACGTAAACCTTGCTCACGTTGCAATTGCAAACGCTTGTTGGCAATTTCGCGTGCTTCAGGTTCGCTTTCAAGGGCGTTAAACTTATCACCCGCTGTAGGTGCTCCCTGCATACCCAATACCTGTACCGGTGTTGATGGCCCTGCCGATTCAACGCGCTGGCCACGTTCGTTAGTTAATGCCTTAACACGCCCGCTGTAGCAACCGGCTAATATAGCATCACCAACTTTTAAACGGCCAGCCTGTACCAATACTGTGGTTACAATACCACGGCCCTTATCTAAAGCGGCCTCAATAACCGTACCTACGGCACGTTTGTTAGGGTTAGCTTTTAGTTCGAGCAATTCGGCTTCAAGCAATACTTTTTCTAACAGCAACTCAATATTTAAACCTGTTTTGGCCGATATTTCTTGTGTTTGATATTTACCGCCCCACTCTTCAACCAAAATATTCATGGCCGATAGTTGCTCGCGTATTTTATCGGCGTTAGCTCCCGGCCTGTCAATTTTATTGAAGGCAAAAATGATTGGTGCGCCTGCAGCCTGTGCGTGGTTTATGGCCTCGCGGGTTTGCGGCATCACGCTATCATCAGCAGCTATCACGATGATTACAATATCTGTTACCTGGGCACCACGTGCACGCATAGCGGTAAACGCCTCGTGACCCGGAGTATCAAGGAAAGTGATTTTTTGGTTATCTTTTAACGAAACCTCATAAGCACCAATGTGCTGGGTTATACCACCCGCTTCGCCACCTATAACGTTGGTTTTGCGTATAAAATCTAATAGGGATGTTTTACCATGATCTACGTGACCCATAATGGTTACTATAGGTGCGCGAGGTATCAAATCTGCCGGATCATCCGGTTCGTCAAGGTTACCC includes:
- a CDS encoding glycosyltransferase family 4 protein codes for the protein MIKVQFDHQTFSMHKFGGISRYFASIQESLSKEPDFTFDRGILYTTNHYLKDQSFPLPKLIGDLFLQKERRRSKWNKRYAKLKIKKNDFDVFHPTYYNPYFLRKLNGPPIVLTVHDMIHELFPEYFPHFDDTIYLKRLLIEKADHFIAVSQNTADDLQRLFNIPDEKITVIHHGFFPAETDSNYIPPYQNYILYVGERGGYKNFYRFLEAVADVLISNNLNLVCAGSKSFCKAEEETMRRLNIAHLVTHVAPTDGELNQLYSKAKLFVYPSLYEGFGLPILEAFNNTCPVAISNTSCFEEVGGNAAAYFDPYDVRSIKETMNMVLLTPGKADELRAAGAQQLQKFSLKLCMEKTIGVYRKLAAKAG
- the infB gene encoding translation initiation factor IF-2, which gives rise to MSDDKSIKLFKAAKELNIGTGTIVDFLASKGYKIEKQPNAKIEGDMYDALLKEFQFDKNIKEEAKQISIGKIRREEQGAAPEKHDHPARSKDFEHEEILVKNLHSYNAPAPAPAPVVPTPPPVVEKPKPVVEERDESILQGVKIVGKINLDELNSKTRPEKKAEEPVVAKEQPKPVEVKAPEPVAVQFVKEPEVKPEPVAEKPVVTLPPVQAPVVQVPPVVVTPPVVTTPPVQAPVVQAPPVVVVPPVAPQPQPAAPVEPEDDVIRAKAERLTGPNVIGKIVLPVSQPKRNNSPIASSNANSAAEQRRKRKRKENGPGQPNQNQGQGQQRPQGGGSPGQQSPSQQGGGAPQQGGNRPEFRKPAGPGPSRPDFRNKGQQPASAGGNKEEPSEKEIQDQIKATLARLSGAGKSGKFAQRAKFRRQKRDDVAASAEQDALDQEMQSKVIKVTEFVTANELASMMDVGVTQIISTCMSLGMFVSINQRLDAETLSIVAEEFGFEVEFVKPQDEEGNLDEPDDPADLIPRAPIVTIMGHVDHGKTSLLDFIRKTNVIGGEAGGITQHIGAYEVSLKDNQKITFLDTPGHEAFTAMRARGAQVTDIVIIVIAADDSVMPQTREAINHAQAAGAPIIFAFNKIDRPGANADKIREQLSAMNILVEEWGGKYQTQEISAKTGLNIELLLEKVLLEAELLELKANPNKRAVGTVIEAALDKGRGIVTTVLVQAGRLKVGDAILAGCYSGRVKALTNERGQRVESAGPSTPVQVLGMQGAPTAGDKFNALESEPEAREIANKRLQLQREQGLRTQKHITLDEIGRRLAIGNFKELNIIVKGDVDGSIEALSDSLLKLSTDQIQVNIISKAVGQISESDVLLASASDAIIIGFQVRPSGSARKLAEQEQIDIRLYSIIYDAINEIKTAMEGMLAPTFEEKIVANVEIRETFKISKVGTIAGCMVLDGTITRNSKIRIIREGVVIYTGELASLKRYKDDVKEVARGYECGLNIHNFNNIEVGDIVEAYENVEVKRKL
- a CDS encoding glycosyltransferase family 2 protein, producing MSDKQSAEVNDNPTTHLNLPDKVSVVIVTFNAAKTLQACLNSIYKQNYSNIEIVIIDGKSTDDTVKIIEANSNKIGFWISEPDSGIYDAMNKALNHITGKWVYFLGADDTLLDDFSALCYELKVPGAFYYGSVLSRGMKCSGLVSEYYQAKIGIYHQAIIYSAEIFKKYKFDTRYRVSADYALNMQCWKDKTIPFVFKDYIIADFNHTGVSSSGPDDVFFADKSSLIRKNFGNRIWMRYMFRRMKEKLRGEK
- a CDS encoding nucleotide-diphospho-sugar transferase, encoding MSLQAQQVYKTKSAILFIIFNRHDTSLQVLQQIKLAQPARVYITADGPRTNRSGEDIRCAEAREAVLAAIDWDCQVKTLFRNENIGPKEAIATAIDWFFEHEEEGIILEHDCLPANSFFMFCDTLLEKYRLDTRIWLISGCNLQEGKKWGNASYYFSNLTNGWGWATWKRSWKDYDKNLTRYNAEEVRPQLAKIFDDELVIDTWQQIFNDCKAGKIDTWDYQATFTHLFSHAINIIANTNLVSNIGFGEGAENTTNASHSFASVTLTEITEVTHPKYILPEKEADMHTLTIEFNLAGKRSQLKKYNAPKRRFKRWARGLFK
- a CDS encoding ArnT family glycosyltransferase, whose amino-acid sequence is MKCTIYKVIKNLNTVDRILLSIVSILLLLIFAQGVLYPPNNWDSMTYHMARITSWISHGSVEHYPTHIFRQLYQPPFAEYVIMHVGILNGSDFFSNSVQFFFLLFSILSVILILDNFGLGRQYKIIAIVAIVTIPEVILQASSTQNDIVVSFFIITGFYFSVKALKNGNFADFVFWGLALGLGTLTKGTAYLYFFPVIIWFGIATVVRFLKSRNYRYLVYPLVTVLIFIAINGGHYQRNYKLTGNLLGIDKKESKSYSNQKMNTVLFFSNVIKNAGLHLGFMYVNDVAFFSNKIIYKLHAMAGLNINDPLVNYRNTTFSTENPATNEDCAPNMVHFIFILVSFGILLMQVIKRRNLLSLHLLIVIVLQVMLFCLYLKWQPWHSRLHSCFFLMAIPLLCYACNLSSRFKKALYIVFPILISYAFLVVLHNSNRPYESSLFVCRYQKYFIGRPSAFKEYSEIHQIIEKGNNTNIGLIVGEDDWEYPLFNNCFNRTINPIYINVNNMSRNLPQSSYLLDCIVSTDINSPFIDFKGKRFYNQSSKNKIIYLYTQSPLPIKI
- a CDS encoding acyltransferase family protein, which produces MQNLTSSPPVKRNYDFVDTIRCIAMIFIVMEHSTYFEPDKYLPTLGLRAFFFFLSIQFSKFGTVCFFLLAGFLIGDKFTDYTPGQYLKRRLDSTIVPWLFWSVFFIVLINFNLIHAKILGHPDPAGVNVYQTLINSVTTTYLYTNYWFIPNFLFCITLLLIFKRHLYSYKFGAVLFAFTLFYSINIYFSWIRPSHTVAIFGFVFFLWLGAQIHKNWQKVNDWIDKTSLAMWVILTVFTLGLSMAEMYLLRSLGVHDPYNTLRFSNVLYSLSFFFMLLKIRDFKFIHYLKPRETTYGIYLIHYVMVSVVMTQITDPLNLNIYQLSVPVILLFQLAKFIMVYGLTLITIWLINVLHLKRLIGR
- a CDS encoding ABC transporter ATP-binding protein, coding for MKTYFRLLSFAKPIEKFAIPYILTTILYVVFNTLTLALIAPLLTTLFSKDVDKKIVLAAKHWYNFSDQYNYYLHIAKQDYGVVGTLQFVCAIIIISVLLSNLFRYVSQRIMENLRIHTLLNLRRAVFNNVMNLHLGFFSNERKGDIISKVASDVQVVQFSVTGTLQVVFKEPLTLIGYLVWLFIISYKLTLFSVLVIPVSAFIISKIVRRLKQQAVESQKSYGNMISYLDEALTGIKIIKAFNAVDFIKNKFDSENVRYSRIIKSMAKRQQLASPVSEFLGVSMIAVIMLYGGTLIASNKLDPALFITFIGIFSQIMRPAKAISDSFGNIHSGVAAGERVLALIDEKPMIVDAPNAVPIKEFNNEIKFENISFAYNEKLVLNNINITVPKGKKVALVGPSGGGKSTTMDLIPRFIEPQSGSILIDGKDIQSLTTESVRDLMGIVNQESILFNDTIYNNIAFGKPDTTLAEVEAAAKIANAHEFILATENGYQTNIGDRGSKLSGGQKQRICIARAVLKNPPIMLLDEATSALDTESEKLVQEALNNLMQNRTSLIIAHRLSTIQNADIIIVLEDGRVVEQGNHAQLTGNNGVYKRLIDMQSFSND